In a single window of the Necator americanus strain Aroian chromosome X, whole genome shotgun sequence genome:
- a CDS encoding hypothetical protein (NECATOR_CHRX.G24636.T1) has product MHAVRILLEKHREKNCSVHVAFLDLEKAFDRVPHELLWMSMWLHRVPEKYVRWKLLYAKPTSVVRCTAGTSRPFPVQVVVHQCSSLSPLLFILCMDTITKEIQKQHPWTLLFADDVMLASDSRDDLQKQVQSWKYRLQQHGLRLNISKTEYMECGPGIEDGSIRVGGTELNKVDCFKYLGSKVTSTGDIDQVEHVLMRHG; this is encoded by the coding sequence ATGCATGCTGTCCgtatcctcctggagaaacatcgagagaagaactgCAGTGTGCAtgttgcttttctcgatctcgagaaagctttcgaccgtgtcccacatgagctgttatggatgtccatgtggttgcatagagtaccagaaaaatatgtgcggtggaagctgctttatgcgaagcctaccagcgttgtacgatgtactgctggaacaagcaggccgttccctgtacaagtagtTGTTCATCAgtgttcatccctctcacctctgctgttcatactgtgcatggacacgataacgaaggaaatccagaagcagcatccgtggaccctactctttgccgacgatgtcatgctcgcgtcggattctcgagatgatcttcagaaacaagtacagtcttggaagtatcggctgcagcaacatggattgcgcctcaacatatcaaaaactgagtacatggagtgcggaccagggatagaggatggttcaattcgtgtcggtggcaccgaattaaacaaggtggaCTGTTTCAAGTATCTTGGATcgaaagtgacttccacaggcgacattgatcaggtcgagcacgtgttaatgcggcatggatga
- a CDS encoding hypothetical protein (NECATOR_CHRX.G24638.T4), with amino-acid sequence MTICTYNASTLASEAATEDLIMQAKKIKYDVIGLTETRRRHLLNAVYATGEELSLGACENSGLGRVGVLVNTKTAKNIDFFEQLTTRIGRLRMSRCGPTPALTIFVAYAPTSSYKEEEVEAFYMDLEMFYREDHAFYKVIIWYFNAKVGSRRTPEELHIGNHGLQWNDQGQRLSESPPLYAGRGGYRDEIDHIIVNKRGKEKAAKFRERNPRTIINWDLFATPAGFWEDSGMGNIDEEHDRLVEHLQDCAKKRGAARAAGNQELTSELARLCREAIKEALKERRAEMLAEAAEAGKSIRYARRDFANRKTKMTALQNKKGTTSALGRGMEKIIYDYYSDLFDTLARLFTRYLSDCRVPEQWKTSKTVLMHRQPICLLSVIYKLFTRVILNRIEKILDEGQPCEQAGFRKGFSTIDHIHIVSKSIEVSREYKMPLCLTFIDLKKAFDSLETEAVVKALDNQGVPPQYIKVFRELYSNLATGISPFYKYIIIDVKRGVQKNDTIPPKIFTATLENAMRKLEWEDMGVKIAHSRSTERTCPNAPATNYLGRKLNMMNDLTPEMGRRRQAAWGAYKSIEDVVKKTRNTRLRAHLFNATVLPALTYVRKPGLFANRKKTRGPSSLFWLCTEKTSTPPCSTGSEDVVRVNAEEVTWPKADVLDWGGERGPEDNRRG; translated from the exons atgacgatctgcaCTTATAACGCAAGTACGCTTGCATCAGAAGCGGCCACCGAAGATCTGAtaatgcaagccaagaagatcaagtacgacgtcatcggactgaccgagacgagacgacgtcaccttctcaacgccgtatatgcaactggagaagaactgtccTTAGGAGCATGCGAAAATAGTGGTCTTGGTAGAGtcggcgtcctcgtcaacacgaaaacggcaaagaacatcgactttttcgaacaacttacgacccgaatcggacgtctgcgaaTGAGccgatgtggtccaacaccagccttgactatcttcgtcgcttacgctccaacatcaagctacaaagaagaagaagtcgaagctttctatatggacctggagatgttctaccgagaagatcatgccttctacaaggtcataatttggtatttcaacgccaaagttggctcaagaagaacgccggaggaacttcataTCGGGAatcacggcctacaatggaatgaccaagggcagaggctctccga aagccctcctctctacgctggacgtggagggtaccgtgatgaaatagaccacatcatcgtcaataaaag gggaaaagagaaagccgccaagttcagagagagaaatcccagaactatcattaactgggatctgtTCGCTACGCCAgctggcttttgggaagattccggaATGggcaacatcgacgaggaacatgaccggctcgttgaacaccttcaggactgcgcgaagaag cgtggagcagcacgagccgcagggaaccaagaactcacgtccgagctcgcaaggctttgcagagaggcgataaaggaagcccttaaagagagaagagcagaaatgctggctgaagctgcagaggcggggaaaagcattcgctatgcccgtcgagacttcgccaatcGCAAGACAAAGATGACAGCCCTTCAGAACAAGAAGGGAACAACCAGTGCATTgggaaggggaatggagaaaatcatctacgactacTACTCTGATCTTTTcgacaccctggcgaggctctttacacgttacctgtcggactGCAGGGTTCCtgaacagtggaagaccagcaagacggTGTTGATGCATCGGCaaccaatctgcttactgtccgtcatctacaaactttttacaagagtgatccttaataggattgaaaaaatcttggatgaaggacagccatgcgagcaagcagggtttcgaaaaggattcagcacgattgaccacattcacattgTTTCAAAAtccatcgaggtatcacgagagtacaagatgccgctctgtctcaccttcatcgatttgaagaaggctttcgactcacttgagacggaagcggttgTGAAAGcattggacaaccaaggcgtccctcctcagtacataaaggtatttcgagagttgtacagtaacttagcgaccggaatttcgccattctacaagtatatcatcattgacgtgaagaggggggtccaaAAGAATGATACAATCCCaccaaaaatattcacagccaccctcgagaacgcaatgcgaaagttggaatgggaagacatgggagtgaag ATAGCCCATTCACGCTCGACGGAACGAACAtgtccgaatgcaccagctactaATTATCTGGGTCggaaattgaacatgatgaacgatctGACCCCCGAgatgggcaggaggagacaagcggcttggggagcgtacaagagcatcgaggatgtagtgaagaagaccaggaacacccgactccgtgctcacctcttcaacgccacagtacttcctgctttgacctatgttcggaaacctgggcttttcgcaaacaggaagaaaacgcg AGGaccgtcttcgcttttttggtTGTGTACTGAGAAGACTAGCACACCACCTTGTTCAACGGGTTCTGAGGACGTTGTGAGAGTGAACGCGGAAGAGGTCACCTGGCCGAAAGCGGATGTTCTGGACTggggtggtgaaagaggacctgaggacaatCGGCGTGGATAG
- a CDS encoding hypothetical protein (NECATOR_CHRX.G24637.T2) translates to MATSVLCDKKVSVRLKSKIYSGFAFCCPLRMRVLADDESLGKRVARYGDVDVEVEDMCNAKRQSIQRQLRGKFRCQNCSEARRFRREAAREAKDSLVGPCEAGYDRCAWLSYWPINEASHARFIVNALRADEVPGKFVRLLYDMNQRTTAASSNTAGCTTPFEVVTRVRQGAVTGPSLFNFAINDIMRRKVYQYPVDIVLTLSGCPLTDLEYPDDVVIFGESSAKTQTCCQPCIGVSYSL, encoded by the exons atggcaacaagcgtactgtgcgacaagaaagtctctgttcgactgaagtcgaagatctacagtgGTTTCGCGttctgttgccctttacggatgcgagtgctggctgacgacgaaagccttggaaagagggttgcacgctatggagatgtggatgttgaggtggaagatatgtgtaacgctaaaagacaaAGTATCCAAAGACAAT TGAGAGGAAAATTCCGTTGCCAAAActgctctgaagctcgacgtttcaggcgtgaggccgcgcgggaggccaaagattcgctagtaggaccgtgtgaagctggatatgatagatgcgc ctggctttcgtacTGGCCGATTAACGAGGCGTCACATGCCCGCTTCATtgtcaacgcgcttcgcgctgatgaagtaccaggaaagttcgttcgtcTACTTTATGACATGAATcagcgaacaactgctgcatcTTCGAACACCGCCGggtgtacaacaccgtttgaggtggtaactagagtaagacaaggggcagtcaCAGGACCTTccctgttcaacttcgccatcaatgacatcatgcgaagaaaaGTCTATCAGTATCCTGTCGATATCGTCTTAACActatcagggtgccccttgaccgatctcgaataccccgacgatgttgttatattcggaGAAAGCAGTGCGAAAACGcaaacatgttgtcaaccttgtatcggaGTTAGCTACAGCTTATGA
- a CDS encoding hypothetical protein (NECATOR_CHRX.G24638.T2): protein MLAEAAEAGKSIRYARRDFANRKTKMTALQNKKGTTSALGRGMEKIIYDYYSDLFDTLARLFTRYLSDCRVPEQWKTSKTVLMHRQPICLLSVIYKLFTRVILNRIEKILDEGQPCEQAGFRKGFSTIDHIHIVSKSIEVSREYKMPLCLTFIDLKKAFDSLETEAVVKALDNQGVPPQYIKVFRELYSNLATGISPFYKYIIIDVKRGVQKNDTIPPKIFTATLENAMRKLEWEDMGVKVDGRQLHHLRFTDDIVLITP from the coding sequence atgctggctgaagctgcagaggcggggaaaagcattcgctatgcccgtcgagacttcgccaatcGCAAGACAAAGATGACAGCCCTTCAGAACAAGAAGGGAACAACCAGTGCATTgggaaggggaatggagaaaatcatctacgactacTACTCTGATCTTTTcgacaccctggcgaggctctttacacgttacctgtcggactGCAGGGTTCCtgaacagtggaagaccagcaagacggTGTTGATGCATCGGCaaccaatctgcttactgtccgtcatctacaaactttttacaagagtgatccttaataggattgaaaaaatcttggatgaaggacagccatgcgagcaagcagggtttcgaaaaggattcagcacgattgaccacattcacattgTTTCAAAAtccatcgaggtatcacgagagtacaagatgccgctctgtctcaccttcatcgatttgaagaaggctttcgactcacttgagacggaagcggttgTGAAAGcattggacaaccaaggcgtccctcctcagtacataaaggtatttcgagagttgtacagtaacttagcgaccggaatttcgccattctacaagtatatcatcattgacgtgaagaggggggtccaaAAGAATGATACAATCCCaccaaaaatattcacagccaccctcgagaacgcaatgcgaaagttggaatgggaagacatgggagtgaaggttgatggtcggcagctacaccatttgcgctttactgatgacatcgtactaaTAACACCATAA
- a CDS encoding hypothetical protein (NECATOR_CHRX.G24638.T3), whose product MMNDLTPEMGRRRQAAWGAYKSIEDVVKKTRNTRLRAHLFNATVLPALTYVRKPGLFANRKKTRGPSSLFWLCTEKTSTPPCSTGSEDVVRVNAEEVTWPKADVLDWGGERGPEDNRRG is encoded by the exons atgatgaacgatctGACCCCCGAgatgggcaggaggagacaagcggcttggggagcgtacaagagcatcgaggatgtagtgaagaagaccaggaacacccgactccgtgctcacctcttcaacgccacagtacttcctgctttgacctatgttcggaaacctgggcttttcgcaaacaggaagaaaacgcg AGGaccgtcttcgcttttttggtTGTGTACTGAGAAGACTAGCACACCACCTTGTTCAACGGGTTCTGAGGACGTTGTGAGAGTGAACGCGGAAGAGGTCACCTGGCCGAAAGCGGATGTTCTGGACTggggtggtgaaagaggacctgaggacaatCGGCGTGGATAG
- a CDS encoding hypothetical protein (NECATOR_CHRX.G24638.T1), protein MTICTYNASTLASEAATEDLIMQAKKIKYDVIGLTETRRRHLLNAVYATGEELSLGACENSGLGRVGVLVNTKTAKNIDFFEQLTTRIGRLRMSRCGPTPALTIFVAYAPTSSYKEEEVEAFYMDLEMFYREDHAFYKVIIWYFNAKVGSRRTPEELHIGNHGLQWNDQGQRLSEFIMTTKTIHGNSQFQKPSSLRWTWRVP, encoded by the coding sequence atgacgatctgcaCTTATAACGCAAGTACGCTTGCATCAGAAGCGGCCACCGAAGATCTGAtaatgcaagccaagaagatcaagtacgacgtcatcggactgaccgagacgagacgacgtcaccttctcaacgccgtatatgcaactggagaagaactgtccTTAGGAGCATGCGAAAATAGTGGTCTTGGTAGAGtcggcgtcctcgtcaacacgaaaacggcaaagaacatcgactttttcgaacaacttacgacccgaatcggacgtctgcgaaTGAGccgatgtggtccaacaccagccttgactatcttcgtcgcttacgctccaacatcaagctacaaagaagaagaagtcgaagctttctatatggacctggagatgttctaccgagaagatcatgccttctacaaggtcataatttggtatttcaacgccaaagttggctcaagaagaacgccggaggaacttcataTCGGGAatcacggcctacaatggaatgaccaagggcagaggctctccgagttcatcatgactaCTAAGAcgatccatgggaactcgcaattccagaagccctcctctctacgctggacgtggagggtaccgtga
- a CDS encoding hypothetical protein (NECATOR_CHRX.G24635.T2), whose amino-acid sequence MRGLPAREQRLQKKLVRHRQQYPVATLNVGTLIGRSREMADSLRKRRVDICCVQEIRWIALTELGDGYKLTYHSKSNRNGVGIILNETFRNSVTAVDRLSDRLIK is encoded by the coding sequence atgcgagggctaccggctagagaaCAGAGATTGcaaaagaagttagtccgccatcgccaacAATATCCagtggcaacacttaacgttgggacgcttattggaagaagtcgtgaaatggcagacagtctcagaaaacgccgtgttgacatatgctGTGTACAGGAGATTCGCTGGATAGCCCTAacggaattaggcgatggctacaagctcacCTACCACAGCaaatcaaatcgcaatggcgttggcatcatattgaacgagacgtttagaaacagcgtcacagcggtggatcgactatcggatcgcctgATAAAGTAA
- a CDS encoding hypothetical protein (NECATOR_CHRX.G24637.T1): MATSVLCDKKVSVRLKSKIYSGFAFCCPLRMRVLADDESLGKRVARYGDVDVEVEDMCNAKRQSIQRQLRGKFRCQNCSEARRFRREAAREAKDSLVGPCEAGYDRCAFVYG; this comes from the exons atggcaacaagcgtactgtgcgacaagaaagtctctgttcgactgaagtcgaagatctacagtgGTTTCGCGttctgttgccctttacggatgcgagtgctggctgacgacgaaagccttggaaagagggttgcacgctatggagatgtggatgttgaggtggaagatatgtgtaacgctaaaagacaaAGTATCCAAAGACAAT TGAGAGGAAAATTCCGTTGCCAAAActgctctgaagctcgacgtttcaggcgtgaggccgcgcgggaggccaaagattcgctagtaggaccgtgtgaagctggatatgatagatgcgcgtttgtgtacggctga
- a CDS encoding hypothetical protein (NECATOR_CHRX.G24635.T1), whose protein sequence is MCARTSSRSDAHCPRPGNVSNMRGLPAREQRLQKKLVRHRQQYPVATLNVGTLIGRSREMADSLRKRRVDICCVQEIRWIALTELGDGYKLTYHSKSNRNGVGIILNETFRNSVTAVDRLSDRLIK, encoded by the coding sequence atgtgtgcTAGGACGTCctccagaagcgacgcgcattgtcctcgcccgggcaatgtatcaaatatgcgagggctaccggctagagaaCAGAGATTGcaaaagaagttagtccgccatcgccaacAATATCCagtggcaacacttaacgttgggacgcttattggaagaagtcgtgaaatggcagacagtctcagaaaacgccgtgttgacatatgctGTGTACAGGAGATTCGCTGGATAGCCCTAacggaattaggcgatggctacaagctcacCTACCACAGCaaatcaaatcgcaatggcgttggcatcatattgaacgagacgtttagaaacagcgtcacagcggtggatcgactatcggatcgcctgATAAAGTAA